One region of Culex pipiens pallens isolate TS chromosome 2, TS_CPP_V2, whole genome shotgun sequence genomic DNA includes:
- the LOC120431905 gene encoding myoglobin-like — MNDMFNSEHHEESVLNSPDDTGLTNHQKAALVGAWSLVKQDMVSHGVNVFIRLFEEHPKYLEYFDFSQDDSAEELRENKSLHAHALNVMHLIGALIDYGLDNPLMFKCSLSKMMKNHKKHGVNKEDVTIVCGIIMEYCLEALDQRGSTTLEEAFSSFMKSIADTFDE, encoded by the exons atgaacgACATGTTTAACAGCGAACACCACGAGGAGAGCGTACTAAACTCCCCCGACGATACGGGGTTGACTAATCATCAAAAAGCAGCGCTAGTAGGAGCATGGAGCTTAGTGAAGCAGGACATGGTTTCGCATGGAGTTAATGTATTTATAAG acTTTTCGAGGAACATCCCAAGTATTtggaatatttcgatttttcccaagaTGATTCAGCAGAAGAATTAAGAGAAAACAAATCGCTGCACGCTCATGCACTGAATGTGATGCATTTGATTG GTGCCCTAATTGACTATGGATTGGATAATCCTCTCATGTTCAAGTGTAGTTTGtccaaaatgatgaaaaatcataaaaagcaTGGCGTCAATAAGGAAGATGTTACA ATTGTCTGTGGCATAATCATGGAATATTGCCTGGAAGCACTGGATCAACGTGGCTCTACAACTCTCGAAGAAGCTTTTTCATCTTTTATGAAGAGTATTGCTGATACTTTTGATGAATAG